In Erigeron canadensis isolate Cc75 chromosome 6, C_canadensis_v1, whole genome shotgun sequence, the following are encoded in one genomic region:
- the LOC122603997 gene encoding uncharacterized protein At4g37920 has product MNNLQQLSSVSTATPFSAEFLLISPHTLFFSSSSSPSSYNNNKPLFTKLTRFQTPKILLCGNSSTAQFIDEQEEEEEVEIAEGYTMTKFCDKMIDLFLNEKPKPKDWMNYLIFRQDWNKYRHSFYNRCQSLADKENDFSLKQRLVTLAAEVKRVDDEMEKHAELLKQVEESPMDINAIVTKRRRDFTEEFFRYLNVVQQTHDSLEDRDAVARLSARCLSAVSAYDNTLEIVDTLDDAQAKFEDILDSPSIEAACAKIKSLAKAKELDSSLILLINSAWASAKDSPTMKNEVKAIMYKLYKATKKSLKSIAPKEIKLLKYLLNFTDPEERFSALATAFSPGKDNAARDPNAIYTTPKELHKWITIMLDAYQLHKEDTGIEEAKEMSLPMAIQRLSILKETIEEEYLEKETSEAEKDTSAAGEEENEAEED; this is encoded by the exons ATGAACAACCTACAACAACTGTCTTCAGTCTCCACTGCCACTCCATTCAGCGCTGAATTCCTCTTAATTTCCCCTCACACCCTTTTCTTTTCCTCCTCATCATCACCATcctcttataataataataaaccccTGTTCACCAAACTCACAAGATTCCAAACACCCA AGATATTATTATGTGGCAATTCAAGTACTGCACAATTTATAgatgaacaagaagaagaagaagaagttgaaatAGCTGAAGGATATACAATGACTAAGTTTTGTGATAAAATGATTGATTTGTTTCTTAATGAAAAGCCCAAGCCTAAAGATTGGATGAATTACTTGATCTTTAGACAAGATTGGAATAAATATCGACATAGCTTTTATAACCGGTGTCAATCGTTAGCGgataaagaaaatgatttcTCTTTGAAGCAACGCTTGGTCACATTAGCTGCTGAAGTTAAAAGG GTTGATGATGAAATGGAGAAACACGCCGAACTTCTTAAGCAGGTAGAAGAGAGCCCAATGGATATAAATGCTATAGTTACTAAGCGGCGTAGGGACTTTACAGAGGAGTTCTTTCGTTATTTGAATGTCGTTCAACAAACACATGACAGTTTGGAGGACCGTGACG CTGTTGCAAGGCTTTCAGCTAGATGCTTATCTGCAGTAAGTGCTTATGACAACACATTAGAAATCGTTGACACGCTAGATGATGCACAAGCCAAATTTGAGGATATTTTAGACTCACCTTCTATAGAAGCAGCTTGTGCCAAGATTAAAAGCCTTGCCAAGGCAAAAGAACTCGATTCCTCTTTAATTCTATTGATAAATAGTGCTTGGGCTTCAGCAAAAGACTCCCCTACCATGAAAAATGAG GTGAAAGCGATAATGTACAAGCTATATAAAGCCACAAAGAAAAGTCTAAAGAGTATAGCACCAAAAGAAATAAAGCTACTCAAGTATCTGCTCAACTTCACTGACCCTGAAGAGCGCTTTTCAGCATTGGCAACAGCTTTCTCCCCTGGTAAAGACAACGCAGCCAGGGATCCTAATGCAATATACAC AACCCCAAAGGAGCTGCACAAGTGGATTACAATCATGCTTGATGCTTACCAACTTCATAAAGAAGATACTGGTATTGAGGAAGCAAAGGAGATGAGCCTACCGATGGCCATTCAAAGACTTTCCATTCTCAAGGAAACAATTGAAGAAGAATACTTGGAAAAAGAAACCTCTGAAGCCGAAAAAGACACCAGTGCAGCAGGAGAAGAAGAAAACGAAGCAGAAGAAGACTAA
- the LOC122603556 gene encoding probable inactive purple acid phosphatase 29: protein MLRVLYVLVVLCSLSSFIGSSNGSGVKQLRFDRKKGEFKILQVADMHYADGRKTPCEDVLPQQFAHCNDLNTSVFIYRMIEAERPDLVVFTGDNIFGFDATDAAASMDAAFAPVIESRIPWAAVLGNHDQESTLSREGVMKHIVGMKHTLAQLNPSGVDVIDGFGNYNLEVHGVEGSSLMNKSILNLYFLDSGDYSTVPSIPGYGWIKPSQQFWFQQTSKKLQKTSKAPGLAYFHIPLPEYSYFDRSNFTGVRQEGISSASVNSGFFTTLAEAGDVKAVFTGHDHINDFCGELTGIHLCYAGGFGYHAYGRAGWSRRARVVVVSLEKGSHGDWGGVKSIRTWKRLDDRNQTVIDGQVLWSKRPSGNRRKKPIHRG from the coding sequence ATGTTGAGAGTTTTGTACGTCCTCGTTGTTCTCTGCTCCCTTTCGAGTTTTATCGGGTCATCCAATGGTAGTGGTGTGAAACAGCTACGCTTTGATAGAAAAAAGGGCGAGTTCAAGATTCTGCAGGTAGCTGACATGCACTATGCAGATGGCAGAAAGACTCCTTGTGAGGATGTGTTGCCGCAACAGTTTGCACATTGCAATGATCTCAACACCAGTGTTTTCATTTACCGTATGATTGAAGCTGAGAGACCTGACCTCGTTGTTTTCACAGGAGATAATATCTTTGGATTTGATGCAACAGATGCTGCAGCATCCATGGATGCAGCCTTTGCACCTGTTATAGAATCTAGAATCCCATGGGCTGCTGTTTTGGGAAACCATGATCAGGAATCAACACTGTCAAGAGAAGGAGTCATGAAACACATCGTTGGAATGAAACACACATTGGCGCAGTTAAATCCTTCTGGTGTTGATGTTATTGATGGTTTTGGGAATTACAATCTTGAAGTTCATGGAGTTGAAGGGTCGAGTTTGATGAACAAATCAATCCTGAACTTATATTTTCTTGACAGTGGTGACTACTCTACTGTCCCTTCGATTCCTGGCTATGGATGGATTAAACCGTCTCAACAGTTTTGGTTTCAACAAACATCTAAGAAGCTACAGAAGACATCAAAAGCTCCTGGTCTTGCTTATTTCCATATCCCATTGCCCGAGTATTCATACTTTGATCGATCAAACTTTACAGGTGTGAGACAAGAAGGGATTAGTTCTGCTTCTGTAAACTCAGGCTTCTTTACAACGTTAGCTGAAGCAGGTGATGTGAAGGCAGTTTTCACAGGACACGATCACATTAATGACTTCTGCGGAGAATTAACTGGAATTCATCTTTGTTATGCTGGCGGGTTTGGATATCATGCATATGGGAGAGCTGGATGGTCAAGAAGGGCTAGGGTGGTTGTAGTTTCTTTAGAAAAGGGGTCACATGGTGATTGGGGTGGAGTCAAGTCTATTAGAACATGGAAGCGGCTCGATGATAGAAACCAAACCGTCATTGATGGACAGGTTCTTTGGAGCAAACGTCCATCTGGGAATCGTAGAAAGAAGCCTATTCACCGTGGCTGA